CCCCGTCGTCGGCTTCCATCTCGGCGACGATCCGGGCCGCCTCGGCCTCGACGTCCTCGTCGAGCTCCTCGCTCTCGTCCGCTTCGACCTCCTCCGCGACCTCTTCGACGATCTCCTCGTCGACGGCCCCGGCCTCGATCGGCTCCTCGCCCTCGACGAGCTCCTCTTCGACCACACCCTCGTCGATCTCGCCGCCGGTTTCGGCACCGGCGCCCTGGGCTGCGGCCTCGACCTCGCCGAGGTCCTCGCCGACCTTGTCGAGCGCGTCGGAGATGTCCTCGCCGGCGCCGATCGGCTCGGCGACCAGCGAGGAGGTGTCCGCGTCGTCGTGGATGCGGAAGTCGTCGGGGAGTCGCGCGCCCGGCGGGATGATCTTCACGGTCACGCCGATCGTGCCGAGTTTCATCACGGAGACGGCCTGGCCGTGGTCCACGATCTCCTGGGCGGGCTCGCCGTTGTGCTTGATGTACCCGCGGTTGAACTTCTCGACGCGGCCGCGCGCGCCCGTGACCTTCCCGGAGAGGACGATCTCGGCGCCGAGCGCGCCCGCGTCCATGATCCGGTCGATCGTCGTGTGACCGGCCTTGCGGAAGTACCACCCTCGTTCGAGGGCGTTCGCCAGCCGCGACGCGACGATCTGTGCGTTCAGGTCCGGCTCGTCGACCTCCTGGACGTCGATCTGGGGGTCGTCGAGGTCGAAGCGCTCCTGGAGCTCCCGGGTGACCTTCCGGATGTTCTTCCCGCCCTTGCCGATCACCATGCCGGGTTTCTCGGCCTTGAGCACGATCTGCGTGCCCATCGGGGTCTTCGCGACCTCCATACCGCCGTAGCCGGCGCGCTCGAGCTCCTCTAGGAAGAACTCGTTGATCTGTGAGCGCTGGAGTCCGGTCTCGATGAACTGGTGTTCGTCTGCCATCTACTGCTCACCTCCCTCCTCGGTCTCGTCCGAGTCGGACGCGCTCGCCGCCGGTTCCTCCGAGTCCGCCTCGTCGTCCCCGTCGTCGGCCACGTCCTCCTCGCCGCTCGGTTCCTCGTCGTCCTCGCCGTCCTCCGTCTCCTCGTCGTCGACCTCCTCGTCATCGTGGTCGTCCGCTTCGTCTGCCTCGTCCGACTCGTCTTCTTCCCCGTCGGCTTCGATCGCGTCGAGGGCCTCCTCGGCTTCGAGGACGAGTTCGACGTCCACGAGGGGAGTGTTCCACTCGGTCGCCCGTCCCATCGCGCGGGGCTTTCGACCGGGTGACTCGCCGACCTTGTGGGCGGCGACGTGGGCGATGGTCATCTCCTCGCCCTCGAACCCCTGGTGGTCGGCGTTGCCGATACCGT
This region of Halalkalicoccus sp. CGA53 genomic DNA includes:
- a CDS encoding 30S ribosomal protein S3, coding for MADEHQFIETGLQRSQINEFFLEELERAGYGGMEVAKTPMGTQIVLKAEKPGMVIGKGGKNIRKVTRELQERFDLDDPQIDVQEVDEPDLNAQIVASRLANALERGWYFRKAGHTTIDRIMDAGALGAEIVLSGKVTGARGRVEKFNRGYIKHNGEPAQEIVDHGQAVSVMKLGTIGVTVKIIPPGARLPDDFRIHDDADTSSLVAEPIGAGEDISDALDKVGEDLGEVEAAAQGAGAETGGEIDEGVVEEELVEGEEPIEAGAVDEEIVEEVAEEVEADESEELDEDVEAEAARIVAEMEADDGGED